A single window of Pseudanabaenaceae cyanobacterium SKYG29 DNA harbors:
- a CDS encoding YggT family protein: protein MGLLELLLGLVLGTLIVFYVLRIVLTWYPQIPLQKFPWVIVYVPTEPLLVLLRRLVPPLGGVDITPVLGVGLFSLLRELLLGQQGILTMLDRLSS, encoded by the coding sequence ATGGGGTTACTGGAGTTGCTGCTGGGATTAGTGTTAGGAACGCTGATTGTGTTCTACGTGCTGCGTATTGTGCTGACTTGGTATCCCCAAATCCCCTTGCAGAAGTTTCCCTGGGTAATTGTCTATGTGCCGACAGAGCCTTTGTTGGTACTCCTGCGCCGCCTGGTACCGCCCCTGGGGGGAGTCGACATTACACCGGTATTGGGGGTAGGGCTATTTAGCCTACTGCGGGAGTTGCTCTTGGGGCAGCAGGGGATTTTGACTATGCTCGATCGCTTATCTAGCTAG
- the trpC gene encoding indole-3-glycerol phosphate synthase TrpC: MVELLVRRLHTEREGYTTARTAIPSNVLEKIVWHKELEIQTDRDISRLERLPVRDFIGSLRCSPYQPGLIAEVKRGSPSKGVIRENFDPVAIATAYEEGGARAISVLTDREFFGGSFEYLGQVKGAVSLPVLCKEFIIDRVQLDWARAFGADAVLLIVAILSDYDLQDLWDYAQELGMQVLVEVHTIGELQRVLSLAGILAGLRAGRGAIGVNNRDLRDFTVNLQTTIEVINSVDRELRESLFWVSESGLFTRADLDLVQAAGAKAVLVGESLVKQSDIRQAVVRLLQG; this comes from the coding sequence ATGGTGGAGTTGCTGGTTAGGCGGTTGCACACAGAGCGGGAGGGCTATACCACTGCTAGGACTGCCATACCTAGTAACGTCCTGGAAAAGATTGTCTGGCACAAGGAATTGGAGATTCAAACCGATCGGGATATTTCCCGTTTGGAACGTTTGCCGGTGCGAGATTTTATTGGCAGTCTGCGGTGCTCCCCTTACCAGCCAGGGTTGATTGCGGAAGTGAAACGGGGATCACCGAGTAAGGGAGTAATCAGAGAAAATTTTGACCCTGTGGCGATCGCGACGGCTTACGAGGAGGGGGGGGCAAGGGCAATTTCGGTGTTGACTGACAGGGAGTTTTTTGGGGGCAGTTTTGAGTATTTGGGGCAGGTAAAGGGGGCAGTGAGCTTGCCTGTGTTGTGTAAAGAGTTCATCATCGATCGGGTGCAGTTGGACTGGGCGCGGGCGTTTGGCGCGGATGCGGTGTTGTTGATTGTGGCGATTTTGTCCGACTACGATTTGCAGGATTTGTGGGATTATGCCCAGGAGTTGGGAATGCAGGTATTGGTGGAGGTGCACACGATCGGGGAGTTACAGCGGGTTTTGTCTTTGGCGGGGATATTGGCAGGGCTGAGGGCAGGACGGGGGGCGATCGGGGTGAACAATCGGGATTTGCGGGATTTTACGGTGAATTTGCAAACCACGATCGAGGTCATCAACTCAGTAGATAGGGAACTGCGGGAAAGTTTGTTTTGGGTGAGTGAGTCGGGTCTATTCACGCGGGCTGATTTGGATTTGGTACAAGCAGCGGGGGCGAAGGCGGTCTTGGTGGGGGAATCCTTAGTTAAGCAGTCTGACATTAGGCAAGCAGTAGTGCGGTTACTGCAGGGATGA